Proteins encoded within one genomic window of Buchnera aphidicola (Myzocallis carpini):
- the truB gene encoding tRNA pseudouridine(55) synthase TruB encodes MIHSNKYVPIIYRNDIHGILLLDKPKGISSNKILQKIKKIFFVKKLGYIGTLDPLATGILPICLGLCTKFSDYLIKKKKTYRTIAKFGQITTTYDSEGIVLEERNINFSENDLYDAIKKLQGNIIQVIPSYSAKKYKGVPLYKYARKNIFIPKIQKNVYIYQLRCIKYNRNFIELEIICSKGTYVRTLIHDLGKLLQCGAHVVALRRIQFFSYNISDTINVKNLYHINRLSFIDNDKNIFLRFFIPIKKFFFQLPEINFFSDLPLSCKNDIYPIPRNTEGIYRIIVKNKNNIFIIGKINQYSRLISYKIFNMK; translated from the coding sequence ATGATACATTCCAATAAATATGTACCTATAATTTATCGAAATGATATTCATGGAATATTATTATTAGACAAACCAAAAGGGATATCTTCTAATAAAATACTACAAAAAATTAAAAAAATTTTTTTTGTTAAAAAATTGGGTTATATAGGTACGTTAGATCCTTTAGCAACAGGAATATTGCCAATTTGTTTGGGATTATGTACAAAATTTTCAGATTACTTGATAAAAAAAAAAAAAACATATCGTACTATCGCAAAATTTGGACAAATTACTACAACATATGATTCTGAAGGGATTGTATTAGAAGAAAGAAATATTAATTTTTCTGAAAATGATTTATATGATGCAATAAAAAAATTACAAGGAAATATTATTCAAGTTATTCCTTCATATTCTGCTAAAAAATATAAAGGTGTTCCTTTATATAAATATGCTAGAAAAAATATTTTTATTCCTAAAATTCAAAAAAATGTTTATATTTATCAGTTAAGATGTATAAAGTATAATAGAAATTTTATTGAATTAGAAATAATATGTTCTAAAGGTACATATGTTCGTACATTAATTCATGATTTAGGAAAATTACTACAATGTGGTGCTCATGTTGTTGCTTTAAGAAGGATACAATTTTTTTCTTATAATATTTCAGATACAATTAATGTTAAAAATTTATATCATATAAATAGATTATCATTTATAGATAATGATAAAAATATTTTTTTGAGATTTTTTATACCTATAAAAAAATTTTTTTTTCAATTACCGGAAATTAATTTTTTTTCTGATTTACCTCTTTCTTGTAAAAATGATATTTATCCTATTCCAAGAAATACAGAAGGTATTTATAGAATTATTGTGAAAAACAAAAATAACATTTTTATTATAGGGAAAATAAATCAATATAGTCGATTAATTTCATATAAAATATTCAATATGAAATAA
- the pnp gene encoding polyribonucleotide nucleotidyltransferase: MFNSIIRKFKYGQHTITLETGTMARQATSSVMITMDDTSVFVAVVGYKKISSNQKYFPLSINYQERTYAAGRIPGGFFRREGRPSENEILIARLIDRPIRPLFPKGFYNEVQITATVVSVNPKINPDIVAIIGSSVALQLSGIPFLGPIGAARVGYINNQYILNPTTDEMKETKLDLVISGTKDTILMVEAEVNLLNETEVLNAILFGHQEQQKLIENIILFSKDVHITPWEYTAFDFKTHPLFSKISKLSEEKIIHAYKIVEKNKRHEKLETIKEFVLQQLLSEEIVFIDSEVENILYNIEKIVVRNKIIHGECRIDGRKNNMIRKLNIRTGILPRAHGSALFTRGETQSLVSVTLGTSRDAQNLDELLGDRIDNFLFHYNFPPYSVGEIGMVGSPKRREIGHGRLAKRSMMAVMPKLDDFPYTIRIVSEITESNGSSSMASVCGASLALMDAGIPIQSAVAGVAMGLIKEGNKYVILSDILGDEDHLGDMDFKVSGTEYGITALQMDMKISGITSEILKDALYEAKKARLFILKFMKKSISIPRSKISKFAPRIHTMQINPEKIRDVIGKGGSVIRMLTEETGTTIEIQDNGIIKISATLEKKAKNAIQRIKEITDEIKVGKIYNGKVIRITEFGAFVSIGVGKEGLVHISQIDNKRVEKVSDYLKISQIVSVKVLEIDRQGRLRLSIKAANKYKIYK; encoded by the coding sequence TTGTTTAACTCTATTATTCGAAAATTTAAATACGGCCAACATACTATTACATTAGAAACAGGTACGATGGCTAGACAAGCAACTTCATCCGTTATGATTACCATGGATGATACTTCTGTTTTTGTAGCTGTAGTAGGATATAAAAAAATATCATCTAATCAAAAATATTTTCCTCTGAGTATTAATTATCAAGAAAGAACATATGCTGCTGGAAGAATACCGGGAGGTTTTTTTAGAAGGGAAGGAAGACCTAGTGAAAATGAGATATTAATTGCTAGATTAATTGATCGTCCTATTCGTCCTTTATTTCCTAAAGGATTTTATAATGAAGTTCAAATCACTGCTACTGTTGTTTCTGTAAATCCAAAAATTAATCCTGATATTGTTGCTATTATTGGTTCTTCTGTAGCATTACAATTATCTGGAATACCTTTTTTAGGTCCTATTGGAGCGGCAAGAGTTGGATATATTAATAATCAATATATTTTAAATCCTACTACTGATGAAATGAAAGAAACAAAATTAGATTTAGTTATCTCTGGTACGAAAGATACTATTTTAATGGTAGAAGCAGAAGTAAATTTATTAAATGAAACTGAAGTCTTAAATGCTATTTTATTTGGCCATCAAGAACAACAAAAATTAATTGAAAATATTATATTATTTTCCAAAGATGTACATATTACTCCATGGGAATATACCGCATTTGATTTTAAAACACATCCGTTATTTTCTAAAATTTCAAAATTATCTGAAGAAAAAATTATTCATGCATATAAAATAGTAGAAAAAAATAAACGTCATGAAAAATTAGAAACTATTAAAGAATTTGTATTACAACAATTACTTTCTGAAGAAATTGTATTTATAGATTCTGAAGTAGAAAATATTTTATATAACATTGAAAAAATCGTTGTTCGTAATAAAATTATACATGGTGAATGTCGTATTGATGGTAGAAAAAATAATATGATTAGAAAATTAAATATACGTACTGGAATTTTACCGAGAGCTCATGGTTCGGCATTATTTACACGAGGAGAAACGCAATCATTAGTATCTGTTACTTTAGGAACATCAAGAGATGCGCAAAATTTAGATGAATTGTTAGGAGATAGAATAGATAACTTTTTATTTCATTATAATTTTCCTCCTTATTCTGTTGGAGAAATAGGTATGGTAGGTTCTCCTAAAAGACGTGAAATTGGTCATGGTAGGTTAGCAAAACGTAGTATGATGGCAGTTATGCCAAAATTAGATGATTTTCCTTATACTATTAGAATTGTTTCTGAAATTACTGAGTCCAATGGATCTTCCTCTATGGCTTCGGTATGCGGTGCTTCTTTAGCATTGATGGATGCCGGTATTCCCATCCAATCTGCAGTAGCAGGTGTAGCAATGGGTTTGATTAAAGAAGGTAATAAATATGTAATATTATCTGACATTTTAGGAGATGAAGACCATTTAGGAGATATGGATTTTAAAGTGTCTGGTACTGAATATGGTATTACTGCATTACAAATGGATATGAAAATTTCAGGAATTACCAGCGAGATTTTAAAAGATGCTTTATATGAAGCTAAAAAAGCTAGATTATTTATTTTAAAATTTATGAAAAAATCTATTAGTATTCCCAGAAGTAAAATTTCTAAATTTGCTCCACGTATTCATACCATGCAAATTAATCCTGAAAAAATTAGAGATGTTATTGGGAAAGGGGGTTCCGTAATTCGTATGCTGACAGAAGAAACTGGAACAACTATTGAGATTCAAGATAATGGTATTATAAAAATTTCAGCAACATTAGAAAAAAAAGCAAAAAACGCTATTCAACGCATTAAAGAAATTACTGATGAAATTAAAGTAGGAAAAATATATAATGGTAAAGTAATTAGAATTACTGAATTTGGAGCATTTGTATCTATTGGAGTAGGAAAAGAAGGATTAGTGCATATTTCTCAAATAGATAATAAAAGAGTTGAAAAGGTTTCTGATTATTTAAAAATTTCTCAAATAGTTTCTGTAAAAGTATTAGAAATAGATAGACAGGGTAGATTAAGATTAAGTATTAAAGCAGCGAATAAATACAAAATTTATAAATAA
- the rpsO gene encoding 30S ribosomal protein S15 — translation MNTFKKKIILQYGSNQSNTGKSEVQISLLSYQINYLKNHFLVHKKDFASKRGLLNMVSKRRKLLNYLKKTSISRYNNIVKQLQLRH, via the coding sequence ATGAATACTTTTAAAAAAAAAATAATACTACAATATGGTTCTAATCAAAGTAATACAGGAAAATCTGAGGTACAAATCTCTTTATTAAGTTATCAAATTAATTATTTAAAAAATCATTTCTTAGTACATAAAAAAGATTTTGCTAGTAAAAGGGGTTTGTTAAATATGGTTTCTAAAAGAAGAAAATTATTAAATTATTTAAAAAAAACTAGCATATCTCGATACAATAATATCGTTAAACAATTGCAATTACGTCATTAA
- the rbfA gene encoding 30S ribosome-binding factor RbfA, with protein MKNFKRSIRISQELKKEISVILQKYLQDPRINFTITVSMVKVSQDLSLAKIFISYLDSYKSHVNNFKNFNSIKDIILILQKASKYIRSILCKKINLRKMPELIFLHDNSLSEGIKISNLLKNVIR; from the coding sequence ATGAAAAATTTTAAACGTTCTATACGAATATCACAGGAATTAAAAAAAGAAATATCAGTAATACTACAAAAATATCTTCAGGATCCTAGAATTAATTTTACAATTACAGTATCTATGGTAAAAGTATCACAAGATTTATCTTTAGCAAAAATTTTTATTAGTTATTTAGATTCTTATAAAAGCCATGTAAATAATTTTAAAAATTTTAATAGTATTAAAGATATCATTTTAATTTTACAAAAAGCTTCAAAGTATATTAGAAGTATATTATGTAAGAAGATTAATTTACGAAAAATGCCTGAATTAATTTTTTTGCATGACAATTCTTTATCTGAAGGAATAAAAATTTCTAATTTATTAAAAAATGTGATTAGATGA